The following proteins come from a genomic window of Eleginops maclovinus isolate JMC-PN-2008 ecotype Puerto Natales chromosome 8, JC_Emac_rtc_rv5, whole genome shotgun sequence:
- the LOC134868776 gene encoding cytosolic purine 5'-nucleotidase-like isoform X1 has translation MDTLPSIPSEEPRVKRDFDQMVFVNRNLTLETIRCYGFDMDYTMAMYKSPDYESLGFELLRDRMVSVGYPHELLRYTYDPSFPTRGLVIDTKYGNLLKVDSNGNILVCSHAFGLLNGVEIQKYYPNKFIQRDDTDRFYILNTLFNLSETYLYTCLVDFFTRCPRYTNLEKGFQHGDLFMSYRSMFQDLRDAMDFIHDTGALKGHTVKNLEKYVIKDPNLPVLLTRLKVMAKVFLATNSDYNYTEAIMKYLLDSNVKSGSQKESWRSYFDLIVVDTKKPLFFGEGTVLRQVDTNTGKLRIGTYTGDLQHGTVYSGGSSDLISDLLEVKGKDILYVGDHIFGDILKSKKRQGWKTFLVVPELNKELQIRVKKQSMFEELKRLDFFLAELYKHMDNGSQHCPDIIAIQDRMKVLTHRMDMSYGQMGSLLRSGSRQTLFASQLMRYADLYASTCLNLLHYPFNYLFMAPPVLMPHETVSQQSTDFASTELTVTNNIVKLTIN, from the exons ATGGACACACTTCCCAGCATCCCCTCTGAGGAGCCCAGGGTGAAGAGAGACTTTGACCAGAT GGTGTTCGTCAACAGAAACCTGACGCTGGAAACCATCCGATGCTATGGATTTGACATGGACTACACGATGGCCA tgtATAAGTCTCCCGACTACGAGAGCCTGGGCTTTGAGCTGCTAAGGGACCGAATGGTGTCTGTCGGATACCCTCATGAGCTTTTGCGCTACACATACGACCCCAGCTTCCCAACTCG TGGTTTAGTGATTGACACCAAATACGGGAACCTCCTGAAGGTGGATTCAAACGGGAATATTTTAGTCTGCAGTCATGCCTTCGGCTTACTAAATGG AGTAGAAATTCAAAAATACTACCCCAACAAGTTCATCCAAAGAGATGACACCGACCGCTTCTACATCCTCAACACTCTCTTCAACCTCTCAG AGACGTACCTCTACACCTGCCTTGTGGACTTCTTCACTAGATGCCCCAGATACACAAA CCTCGAGAAAGGTTTCCAGCACGGCGATTTGTTTATGTCCTACAGAAGCATGTTCCAGGATCTTCGAGATGCGATGGACTTCATCCACGATACG GGAGCCCTAAAGGGACACACTGTCAAGAATTTGGAGAAATATGTTATCAAAGAT CCAAATCTCCCTGTACTCCTAACCCGACTTAAAGTGATGGCCAAGGTCTTCCTCGCCACCAACAGTGACTACAACTACACTGAG GCTATCATGAAATACCTCCTTGACAGTAATGTTAAG TCTGGAAGTCAAAAGGAGTCATGGCGCTCCTACTTCGACCTCATCGTGGTGGACACTAAAAAGCCTCTGTTCTTTGGAGAGGGGACAGTGCTGAGACAAGTGGACACG AACACAGGAAAGCTTCGGATTGGGACGTACACCGGAGACCTCCAGCATGGAACAGTTTACTCCGGAG GCTCTTCAGACCTCATCAGCGACCTGCTGGAGGTCAAAGGTAAAGACATCCTTTACGTTGGCGACCACATCTTTGGTGACATCCTAAAATCTAAGAAGCGTCAGGGCTGGAAGACTTTCCTGGTCGTACCAGAGCTCAACAAAGAGCTGCAAATCCGGGTCAAGAAGCAGA gTATGTTTGAAGAGCTGAAACGTCTCGACTTCTTCTTAGCTGAACTTTACAA GCACATGGACAACGGCAGTCAGCACTGTCCTGACATCATTGCCATTCAGGACAGAATGAAA gtgcTGACTCACAGAATGGACATGTCTTACGGTCAGATGGGCAGCCTCCTGCGCAGCGGCTCCAGACAGACGCTGTTTGCCAGCCAGCTGATGCGTTACGCAGATCTTTACGCCTCCACCTGCCTCAACCTGCTGCACTACCCCTTCAATTACCTCTTCATGGCTCCTCCAGTCCTG ATGCCCCATGAAACTGTGTCACAACAATCGACTGATTTTGCTTCAACGGAACTCACCGTCACCAACAACATTGTCAAGCTCACCATAAACTAA
- the LOC134868776 gene encoding cytosolic purine 5'-nucleotidase-like isoform X2 has translation MDTLPSIPSEEPRVKRDFDQMVFVNRNLTLETIRCYGFDMDYTMAMYKSPDYESLGFELLRDRMVSVGYPHELLRYTYDPSFPTRGLVIDTKYGNLLKVDSNGNILVCSHAFGLLNGVEIQKYYPNKFIQRDDTDRFYILNTLFNLSETYLYTCLVDFFTRCPRYTNLEKGFQHGDLFMSYRSMFQDLRDAMDFIHDTGALKGHTVKNLEKYVIKDPNLPVLLTRLKVMAKVFLATNSDYNYTEAIMKYLLDSNVKSGSQKESWRSYFDLIVVDTKKPLFFGEGTVLRQVDTNTGKLRIGTYTGDLQHGTVYSGGSSDLISDLLEVKGKDILYVGDHIFGDILKSKKRQGWKTFLVVPELNKELQIRVKKQSMFEELKRLDFFLAELYKSSAGTWTTAVSTVLTSLPFRTE, from the exons ATGGACACACTTCCCAGCATCCCCTCTGAGGAGCCCAGGGTGAAGAGAGACTTTGACCAGAT GGTGTTCGTCAACAGAAACCTGACGCTGGAAACCATCCGATGCTATGGATTTGACATGGACTACACGATGGCCA tgtATAAGTCTCCCGACTACGAGAGCCTGGGCTTTGAGCTGCTAAGGGACCGAATGGTGTCTGTCGGATACCCTCATGAGCTTTTGCGCTACACATACGACCCCAGCTTCCCAACTCG TGGTTTAGTGATTGACACCAAATACGGGAACCTCCTGAAGGTGGATTCAAACGGGAATATTTTAGTCTGCAGTCATGCCTTCGGCTTACTAAATGG AGTAGAAATTCAAAAATACTACCCCAACAAGTTCATCCAAAGAGATGACACCGACCGCTTCTACATCCTCAACACTCTCTTCAACCTCTCAG AGACGTACCTCTACACCTGCCTTGTGGACTTCTTCACTAGATGCCCCAGATACACAAA CCTCGAGAAAGGTTTCCAGCACGGCGATTTGTTTATGTCCTACAGAAGCATGTTCCAGGATCTTCGAGATGCGATGGACTTCATCCACGATACG GGAGCCCTAAAGGGACACACTGTCAAGAATTTGGAGAAATATGTTATCAAAGAT CCAAATCTCCCTGTACTCCTAACCCGACTTAAAGTGATGGCCAAGGTCTTCCTCGCCACCAACAGTGACTACAACTACACTGAG GCTATCATGAAATACCTCCTTGACAGTAATGTTAAG TCTGGAAGTCAAAAGGAGTCATGGCGCTCCTACTTCGACCTCATCGTGGTGGACACTAAAAAGCCTCTGTTCTTTGGAGAGGGGACAGTGCTGAGACAAGTGGACACG AACACAGGAAAGCTTCGGATTGGGACGTACACCGGAGACCTCCAGCATGGAACAGTTTACTCCGGAG GCTCTTCAGACCTCATCAGCGACCTGCTGGAGGTCAAAGGTAAAGACATCCTTTACGTTGGCGACCACATCTTTGGTGACATCCTAAAATCTAAGAAGCGTCAGGGCTGGAAGACTTTCCTGGTCGTACCAGAGCTCAACAAAGAGCTGCAAATCCGGGTCAAGAAGCAGA gTATGTTTGAAGAGCTGAAACGTCTCGACTTCTTCTTAGCTGAACTTTACAAGT CGTCTGCAGGCACATGGACAACGGCAGTCAGCACTGTCCTGACATCATTGCCATTCAGGACAGAATGA